The following coding sequences lie in one Anoplolepis gracilipes chromosome 4, ASM4749672v1, whole genome shotgun sequence genomic window:
- the L(2)10685 gene encoding 5-cytosine rRNA methyltransferase NSUN4 — MARLFNKLTIRELAKMQAVRYTNKADHWSVIRKKKTHMDKALKHFDEFYGNVYGKSWKDIRTALLMETHKYMAVVNSFSDIDRIKSELETHGAMNLKTIYETYKVYLDEYTPNKKKKRKKQTRDKQVESTIADAQVSAIDSHYLSDYTSSSVSLNSMNEDEDTVVESQALKPIEMKSIESNLNEIMVDENRIVYSNTGLSGLYEFVPATKIKGMEDWILESQHYGYYKEGADFSTKIEKEVILTFPQYLNIYTFEEDNDSKFPSPKKGSTGVLDYYLLDGASVLPTLALDLQPGDVVLDMCAAPGGKTLSILQTFMPRTLVANDISKSRVKRIHNVINQFVAGIGQWHDRLHVTEQDARFIDDKDTYNKILVDVPCTTDRHVLHSEDNNMFKPQRIRERLQIPELQAAILTNALKIISVGGTVVYSTCSLSPIQNDGVVGMALKKVWEDTNSIMIVKDMREALKPLSCLYKFHDFALKYGHIVIPTLGNNWGPMYFCKIMRIR, encoded by the exons atggcacgtttgtttaataaattgacaatcCGCGAGCTCGCAAAGATGCAAGCTGTCAGATATACTAACAAAGCGGATCACTGG TCTGtgattagaaaaaagaaaacacacATGGATAAGGCTCTGAAGCATTTTGATGAATTTTATGGTAATGTCTATGGAAAATCATGGAAGGATATAAGAACTGCATTACTAATGGAAACGCACAAATATATGGCTGTTGTGAACAGTTTTAGCGATATAGACAGAATAAAATCAGAATTGgag ACCCATGGTGCCATGAACCTAAAAACAATCTATGAAACCTATAAGGTATACCTTGATGAATACAcacctaataaaaaaaagaaaaggaaaaaacaaACAAGAGATAAGCAAGTGGAATCTACAATTGCTGATGCTCAGGTATCAGCGATAGACTCACATTATCTGTCAGATTATACATCATCATCGGTGTCTCTAAATTCAATGAATGAAGATGAGGATACAGTGGTAGAAAGTCAAGCATTAAAGCCTATAGAAATGAAATCTATTGAGTCAAACTTGAATGAAATAATGGTGGATGAAAATCGAATTGTATATTCCAATACTGGTTTGAGCGGATTATATGAATTTGTACCAGCCACAAAAATTAaag gtATGGAAGACTGGATATTAGAGTCACAACATTATGGTTATTACAAAGAAGGCGCGGATTTCTCGacgaaaatcgaaaaagaagTGATATTAACGTTTCCACAGTATCTCAACATTTATACATTCGAGGAAGACAACGATAGTAAATTTCCATCTCCAAAGAAAGGATCCACAGGAGTTCTGG attattatctCCTTGATGGTGCTTCTGTATTGCCGACGTTGGCCTTGGACCTGCAGCCTGGCGACGTCGTGCTAGATATGTGTGCAGCACCAGGAGGAAAGACTCTAAGTATTCTTCAGACGTTTATGCCACGTACACTAGTTGCTAATGACATTTCCAAATCCAGAGTAAAAAGGATCCACAATGTCATAAATCAGTTTGTAGCTGGTATTGGCCAATGGCACGACAGACTGCACGTAACGGAACAAGATGCGAGATTCATTGATGACaaagatacatataacaaG ATCTTGGTGGATGTACCATGTACCACAGACAGACACGTCTTACATTCGgaagataataatatgtttaaaccACAGAGGATTCGAGAGAGATTACAAATACCGGAGCTGCAAGCGGCGATTCTAAC TAAcgccttaaaaataatatcagttGGTGGAACAGTCGTGTATTCTACATGTTCTCTCAGTCCTATTCAAAATGACGGCGTCGTTGGTATGGCGTTAAAGAAAGTCTGGGAAGACACCAATTCTATTATGATCGTAAA AGATATGCGTGAAGCATTAAAGCCATTAAGCTgcctttataaatttcatgacTTTGCGTTAAAATACGGCCACATTGTCATTCCTACACTCGGTAACAATTGGGGTCCCATgtacttttgtaaaataatgcgGATACGATAG